A stretch of Plesiomonas shigelloides DNA encodes these proteins:
- the matP gene encoding macrodomain Ter protein MatP: protein MKYQQLDNLESGWKWKYLVKKAQAGENITHYTESSAVEDAVLRLQECANNPEEISAWIAANLNPALDIKLKQVVRATRKRYFDAEKTATRKKSIDLEYAVWKKLSERANELGMTLSATITHLLDESSTKKRYQSQVDEVRKDLVELLKK, encoded by the coding sequence ATGAAATATCAACAACTTGACAATTTAGAAAGTGGTTGGAAATGGAAATACTTGGTCAAAAAAGCGCAGGCAGGTGAAAATATCACGCACTACACAGAAAGCAGTGCGGTGGAAGATGCCGTTTTGCGTTTACAAGAGTGTGCGAATAATCCAGAAGAAATCTCTGCATGGATTGCTGCCAATCTAAATCCGGCGCTGGATATCAAACTTAAGCAAGTAGTCAGAGCGACCCGTAAGCGCTATTTCGATGCTGAAAAAACGGCAACGAGAAAAAAATCAATCGATTTGGAATATGCGGTGTGGAAGAAACTTTCAGAGCGTGCAAATGAACTTGGAATGACATTGTCAGCGACCATCACGCATCTTTTGGACGAGTCGAGCACGAAAAAGCGTTATCAGAGTCAAGTTGACGAAGTAAGAAAAGATTTGGTTGAGTTACTCAAAAAATAA
- the ompA gene encoding porin OmpA, producing the protein MKKTAIALALAGMAFAASTQAAPQEGTWYTGAKLGWSNYFSTEKNQDFFGSDNVLSRSTHFSKNSLGGGVFGGYQVNPWFAVEMGYDYLNKLKNDNGDLRTQGIQLSGKFSYPVMQDLDLYTRLGAMGYRADMKGNAEASEFNRHETGVRALAAVGAEYAFNDNWAGRLEYQYTNKLGNSNQVGASADNGLLTFGVSYRFGQTVEAAPAPVPAPAPEIETKRFTLTSDVLFNFGKATLKPEGQQALQKMYAEIQNMGLKDKTAVIIGYTDRIGSDAFNMKLSQERAQSVASYLESLGAPANMLTVEGRGKADPVTGNKCDGIKNRNALISCLAPDRRVEIEVQGVKEQVVEAQQ; encoded by the coding sequence ATGAAAAAAACTGCAATCGCTCTGGCTCTGGCCGGTATGGCATTCGCTGCATCTACTCAAGCAGCTCCACAAGAAGGTACTTGGTACACTGGTGCTAAGCTGGGTTGGTCCAACTACTTCAGCACTGAGAAGAACCAAGATTTCTTCGGTTCTGACAACGTACTGAGCCGTTCTACTCACTTCAGCAAGAACTCTCTGGGTGGCGGTGTATTTGGTGGTTACCAAGTAAACCCATGGTTCGCAGTTGAAATGGGCTACGACTACCTGAACAAGCTGAAAAACGACAATGGCGACCTGCGTACTCAAGGTATCCAACTGAGCGGTAAGTTCAGCTACCCAGTAATGCAAGATCTGGATCTGTACACCCGTCTGGGTGCTATGGGTTACCGTGCTGACATGAAAGGTAATGCTGAAGCATCTGAATTCAACCGTCACGAAACTGGTGTTCGCGCACTGGCTGCTGTTGGTGCAGAATACGCATTCAACGACAACTGGGCTGGCCGTCTGGAATACCAATACACCAACAAACTGGGTAACAGCAACCAAGTTGGCGCTTCAGCTGACAACGGCCTGCTGACCTTCGGTGTATCTTACCGTTTCGGTCAAACTGTAGAGGCAGCCCCTGCTCCAGTTCCAGCTCCAGCTCCAGAAATCGAAACCAAGCGTTTCACTCTGACTTCTGACGTTCTGTTCAACTTCGGTAAAGCAACTCTGAAGCCAGAAGGTCAGCAAGCTCTGCAGAAGATGTACGCTGAAATCCAGAACATGGGTCTGAAAGACAAGACTGCTGTTATCATTGGTTACACTGACCGTATCGGTTCCGATGCTTTCAACATGAAGCTGTCTCAAGAGCGTGCTCAATCTGTTGCTAGCTACCTGGAAAGCCTGGGTGCTCCAGCTAACATGCTGACTGTAGAAGGTCGCGGTAAAGCTGACCCAGTAACTGGTAACAAGTGTGACGGTATCAAGAACCGTAACGCTCTGATTTCTTGCCTGGCTCCAGACCGCCGTGTAGAAATCGAAGTTCAAGGTGTTAAAGAGCAAGTTGTTGAAGCTCAGCAGTAA